The following proteins come from a genomic window of Synechococcus sp. NB0720_010:
- the mgtE gene encoding magnesium transporter, with translation MGEASTAAMNPEVFIQELRGLLEAGNYDAVKLLLQPVQEVDIAEAIGGLPRTLQALAFRLLPKDEAIAVYEYLEPTVQQTLLERLRSSEVLELVEEMSPDDRVDLFDELPAKVVRRLLAELSPAERRVTAQLLGYEPETAGRLMTTEFIDLKEFHSVAQALTIVRRRARDTETIYALYVTDASRHLTGILSLRDLVVADPEQRVGDVMTREVVSVGTDTDQEEVARVIQRYDFLAVPVVDREERLVGIVTVDDVIDVIQQEATRDLYAAGAVQAGDEDDYFQSNLFSVARRRVVWLLVLLIANSGTAAVIASMDGVLKQVVVLAAFIPLLIGTGGNVGAQSSTVVIRGLSTQRIQSLGPALAIGREAIAGALLGLLMVLVVVPWTAYVSGGNWLVASAAGISLVAITTLAATAGAALPLLFNSLGLDPALMSAPFIATATDVAGVFIYLQTASCLLTRASG, from the coding sequence ATGGGTGAGGCGTCTACTGCAGCGATGAATCCAGAGGTGTTTATCCAGGAGCTGCGCGGGCTTCTTGAGGCAGGGAATTACGACGCGGTGAAGCTGCTGCTGCAGCCCGTGCAAGAGGTGGATATCGCCGAAGCGATTGGCGGGCTTCCCCGCACGCTTCAGGCTCTGGCCTTTCGGCTCCTGCCCAAGGACGAGGCGATCGCGGTTTACGAGTACCTCGAGCCCACGGTTCAGCAGACCCTGCTGGAGCGGTTGCGCTCCAGTGAGGTCCTGGAGCTGGTGGAAGAGATGTCCCCTGATGACCGGGTGGATCTGTTCGACGAGTTGCCGGCGAAGGTGGTCCGTCGCCTATTGGCGGAGCTCAGTCCTGCGGAGCGTCGGGTGACGGCCCAGCTCCTGGGTTACGAACCGGAGACGGCTGGTCGTCTGATGACGACTGAGTTCATCGACCTCAAGGAGTTCCACAGCGTTGCCCAGGCGCTCACGATCGTGCGCCGCCGGGCCCGGGACACCGAGACGATCTATGCCCTCTACGTGACGGATGCTTCACGCCATCTGACGGGGATCCTCTCGCTTAGAGACCTGGTGGTGGCGGATCCAGAGCAGCGGGTGGGCGACGTGATGACCCGTGAGGTGGTGAGCGTCGGAACCGACACCGATCAAGAGGAGGTGGCGCGGGTGATTCAGCGCTACGACTTCCTCGCGGTCCCGGTTGTTGACCGCGAGGAGCGGCTGGTGGGAATCGTCACCGTCGATGACGTGATCGACGTGATCCAGCAGGAGGCCACCCGGGACCTCTACGCCGCCGGTGCAGTGCAGGCCGGCGATGAGGACGACTATTTCCAGAGCAACCTGTTCAGCGTGGCCCGGCGCCGGGTGGTCTGGCTGTTGGTTCTGCTGATCGCCAACAGCGGCACCGCTGCAGTGATCGCTTCGATGGATGGAGTGCTCAAGCAGGTGGTGGTCCTGGCGGCCTTCATTCCCCTCTTGATTGGCACCGGGGGCAATGTCGGTGCGCAGAGCTCCACGGTGGTGATTCGCGGCCTGAGCACCCAGCGCATCCAAAGCCTGGGCCCTGCCTTGGCCATTGGCCGAGAAGCGATTGCTGGGGCCCTGCTGGGATTGTTGATGGTTCTGGTGGTGGTGCCCTGGACGGCCTATGTGAGCGGTGGCAACTGGCTCGTGGCCTCGGCGGCTGGGATCAGCCTGGTGGCGATCACCACCTTGGCCGCGACCGCTGGAGCGGCGTTGCCCCTGTTGTTCAACAGCCTCGGCTTGGATCCGGCTCTCATGTCGGCGCCGTTTATCGCCACAGCCACCGACGTGGCTGGGGTCTTCATCTACCTGCAGACCGCCAGTTGTTTGCTGACTCGGGCCTCTGGCTAA
- a CDS encoding RpoD/SigA family RNA polymerase sigma factor encodes MASSRPAAADRETALAGGTDLVRSYLRDIGRVPLLTHEQEITLGRQVQELVALEELEQELASREGVEKPSPAVLAKEAGLTQVQLKKRLRSGQRAKERMVAANLRLVVSVAKKYTKRNMELLDLIQEGTIGLVRGVEKFDPTRGYKFSTYAYWWIRQGITRAIAEKSRTIRLPIHITETLNKLKKGQRELSQELGRTPTVTELAEFVDLPEDEVKDLLCRARQPVSLETKVGDGDDTELLDLLAADGTQPSELVDGECLRMDMRGLLDQLPDLQGRVLKMRYAIPCRDVPDPDEPMSLTGIGRVLGISRDRVRNLERDGLAGLRRLSQNVQAYVAV; translated from the coding sequence ATCGCTTCGAGCCGACCCGCTGCAGCGGACCGAGAAACCGCCTTGGCCGGTGGAACGGATCTGGTGCGCTCGTATCTGCGGGATATCGGCCGGGTGCCGCTGCTGACCCACGAGCAGGAGATCACCCTGGGCCGCCAGGTGCAGGAGCTGGTGGCGCTTGAGGAGTTGGAGCAGGAATTAGCGAGTCGTGAGGGTGTGGAGAAGCCCTCGCCTGCGGTGCTGGCCAAGGAAGCGGGTTTGACGCAGGTTCAGCTCAAGAAGCGACTGAGGAGCGGTCAGCGGGCCAAGGAGCGGATGGTGGCCGCCAACCTGCGGTTGGTGGTGAGCGTGGCCAAGAAGTACACCAAGCGGAACATGGAGCTCCTGGATCTGATCCAGGAGGGAACAATCGGCTTGGTGCGGGGCGTGGAGAAGTTCGACCCGACCCGGGGCTACAAGTTCAGTACCTATGCGTATTGGTGGATCCGCCAGGGGATCACGCGGGCGATCGCCGAGAAGAGCCGCACCATTCGGCTGCCGATCCACATCACTGAGACGCTGAACAAGCTCAAGAAGGGCCAGCGTGAGCTGAGCCAGGAGCTGGGCCGCACGCCGACGGTGACCGAGCTAGCGGAGTTTGTGGACCTGCCGGAGGATGAGGTGAAGGACCTTCTCTGCCGCGCCCGCCAGCCCGTGAGCTTGGAGACGAAGGTGGGCGACGGCGATGACACGGAGCTGTTGGATCTGTTGGCAGCCGATGGCACCCAGCCGTCAGAGCTGGTGGATGGGGAGTGCCTGCGGATGGACATGCGGGGTCTTTTGGACCAACTGCCGGACCTGCAGGGCCGCGTGCTGAAGATGCGCTACGCGATTCCATGCCGCGACGTCCCCGATCCTGATGAGCCGATGAGCCTCACCGGCATCGGCCGGGTCCTCGGCATCAGCCGTGACCGTGTTCGCAATCTTGAGCGTGATGGGTTGGCTGGTCTGCGTCGTTTGAGCCAGAACGTTCAGGCCTACGTTGCCGTTTGA
- the mutY gene encoding A/G-specific adenine glycosylase: MPFDQELSTSLLDWWLAHGRHAIPWKLTAQGRVPAFTEVLNPYPIWVAEVMLQQTQLQVVLPYWTRWMGRFSTVQALAQADEQEVLLLWQGLGYYSRARRLHQGAQQFLRIYGQGLSDDAFDRWPRDLESWLTLPGIGPSTAGSILSSAFDRPFPILDGNVKRVFSRLIASPMPPARNSKELWALSEQLLSTEQPRNFNQALMDLGATVCTPKNPSCQQCPWSEQCAAYASGDPVAYPVKEAPRELPFQVIGVGVVLNDAGEVLIDQRLNEGLLGGLWEFPGGKQEPGEAIEVTICRELQEELAIEVQVGEELISLDHAYSHKRLRFVVHLCHWRSGEPQPLASQQVRWVKPQQLNEFPFPAANARIIAALLARLHPEEGTAAA; this comes from the coding sequence TTGCCGTTTGATCAAGAGCTCAGTACTTCGCTTCTGGATTGGTGGCTGGCCCATGGCCGTCACGCGATTCCTTGGAAGCTGACTGCTCAAGGACGGGTGCCAGCATTTACGGAGGTGCTGAACCCATACCCGATCTGGGTTGCGGAGGTGATGCTCCAGCAGACCCAGCTGCAGGTTGTTCTGCCCTATTGGACTCGCTGGATGGGGCGCTTCTCGACGGTTCAGGCCCTCGCGCAAGCCGATGAGCAGGAGGTCCTGTTGCTCTGGCAAGGCCTTGGCTACTACTCCCGTGCTCGCCGGCTGCATCAAGGGGCTCAGCAGTTCCTGAGGATCTACGGGCAAGGCCTTTCGGACGATGCGTTCGACCGATGGCCCCGTGACCTCGAGAGCTGGTTGACCTTGCCGGGAATTGGTCCGAGCACCGCTGGAAGCATCCTGTCGTCGGCCTTTGATCGGCCCTTTCCGATCCTTGATGGCAACGTCAAACGGGTGTTCTCGCGTTTAATCGCTAGCCCCATGCCGCCGGCCCGCAACAGCAAAGAGCTCTGGGCCCTAAGCGAGCAGCTGCTTTCAACAGAGCAGCCACGCAACTTCAACCAGGCCCTGATGGATCTAGGGGCCACGGTCTGCACCCCCAAGAACCCCAGCTGCCAGCAATGCCCCTGGAGCGAGCAGTGCGCTGCCTACGCTTCCGGCGATCCAGTGGCCTATCCCGTGAAAGAAGCCCCCCGCGAACTGCCCTTTCAGGTCATTGGCGTTGGCGTGGTCCTCAACGACGCGGGCGAGGTTCTGATTGATCAGCGCCTGAATGAAGGGTTGTTGGGTGGTCTCTGGGAATTCCCCGGCGGGAAGCAGGAACCGGGGGAGGCCATCGAGGTCACCATATGCCGCGAGCTGCAGGAAGAGCTGGCGATTGAGGTTCAGGTGGGAGAGGAGTTGATCAGCCTGGATCACGCCTACAGCCATAAGCGCCTGCGGTTTGTCGTTCACCTTTGCCATTGGCGCTCCGGTGAGCCCCAGCCCTTGGCCTCGCAGCAGGTGCGTTGGGTGAAGCCCCAGCAGCTCAATGAGTTCCCGTTCCCCGCTGCCAACGCGCGGATCATTGCCGCCTTGCTGGCGCGTCTGCACCCTGAGGAGGGAACCGCCGCGGCCTGA
- a CDS encoding carbohydrate kinase — MQPASKVICLGEALVDRLGPLGGDPATATADQCDDRLGGAPANVACALARLGTPSAFVGRLGRDSIGESFQQLMANRGVELAGLQRDVTRPSRVVLVRRHADGERVFQGFAGDQGQGFSDQALDQAELEQAWPALAAQAQWLLVGTIPMATAASAASLRWAVSQAKAAGVRIALDVNWRPTFWDVSSDPASGPDAAALNVMQPLIAAASLLKLAKEEALWLFGSADPSAISAGLPQAPDVVVTDGGNPVQWSLGGASGVLEALAPPQVVDTTGAGDAFSSGLLHQLVQGAMPPEQMLRFAAACGALVCGGAGAIDPQPDAAAVQRFLQR, encoded by the coding sequence ATGCAACCAGCCTCCAAGGTGATTTGTCTGGGCGAGGCCCTGGTCGATCGCCTGGGGCCCTTGGGGGGAGATCCAGCGACGGCAACAGCTGATCAATGTGACGACCGCTTGGGCGGGGCCCCGGCCAATGTCGCCTGCGCCCTGGCCCGTCTTGGCACCCCCTCGGCCTTTGTTGGACGGCTGGGGCGCGATTCGATCGGAGAGTCCTTTCAACAGTTAATGGCCAACCGTGGCGTGGAGCTGGCGGGTCTGCAGCGGGATGTCACGCGCCCCAGTCGTGTTGTCTTGGTGCGCCGCCACGCCGATGGCGAGCGGGTCTTCCAGGGATTTGCCGGCGACCAGGGCCAGGGGTTTTCGGATCAGGCCCTCGATCAAGCCGAGTTGGAGCAGGCCTGGCCGGCCTTGGCTGCCCAAGCCCAGTGGCTGCTGGTGGGCACCATTCCGATGGCCACAGCAGCGTCGGCGGCCAGTTTGCGTTGGGCCGTAAGTCAGGCCAAGGCAGCGGGGGTGCGGATTGCCTTGGACGTCAATTGGCGCCCCACGTTTTGGGATGTCAGCTCCGATCCAGCCTCCGGTCCGGATGCGGCAGCCCTCAACGTGATGCAACCCCTCATCGCTGCGGCGTCGCTGTTGAAGTTGGCCAAGGAAGAGGCGCTCTGGCTTTTTGGAAGCGCTGATCCGAGCGCCATCTCCGCGGGCTTGCCCCAAGCCCCTGATGTGGTGGTGACCGATGGCGGCAACCCTGTCCAGTGGTCTTTGGGCGGTGCGTCCGGGGTGCTCGAGGCCTTGGCGCCACCCCAGGTGGTGGACACCACCGGTGCCGGTGATGCCTTCAGTTCTGGTCTCTTGCATCAACTGGTGCAGGGGGCGATGCCCCCTGAGCAGATGCTTCGTTTTGCTGCGGCCTGTGGTGCTTTGGTCTGCGGCGGGGCGGGGGCGATTGACCCTCAACCCGATGCGGCTGCGGTGCAGCGGTTTCTGCAGCGTTAG
- the tsaE gene encoding tRNA (adenosine(37)-N6)-threonylcarbamoyltransferase complex ATPase subunit type 1 TsaE, with translation MQQLSVQLADAAATQNLGRQLALDWLALPQSRPILLLEGDLGAGKTSLVQGIALALEIDEPITSPTFALAQHYQGQAAALVHLDLYRLEQSASADELFCQEEEEAQALGALMAVEWPGRLSFKPEGAWALQLDLLDANDPEAGRVARLQR, from the coding sequence ATGCAACAACTGAGCGTGCAGTTAGCGGATGCGGCAGCCACCCAGAACCTGGGCCGTCAATTAGCCCTGGACTGGCTCGCGTTGCCGCAGTCCAGGCCCATCCTGTTGCTGGAGGGGGATTTAGGAGCTGGCAAAACCTCGCTAGTGCAAGGGATTGCCCTGGCTCTGGAGATCGATGAACCCATCACCAGCCCCACCTTTGCCTTAGCGCAGCACTACCAAGGACAGGCCGCCGCCTTGGTCCATCTCGACCTCTATCGCCTTGAGCAGAGTGCCTCCGCCGATGAGCTCTTCTGCCAAGAAGAAGAGGAAGCCCAGGCACTGGGCGCTTTGATGGCGGTGGAGTGGCCCGGGCGACTGAGCTTCAAACCAGAAGGCGCCTGGGCCCTACAGCTAGACCTGCTCGACGCAAACGACCCCGAGGCCGGACGGGTGGCCAGGCTGCAGCGCTAA
- the ahcY gene encoding adenosylhomocysteinase: MVASPTAPALQSTSTYVIADLGLADFGRKEIEIAETEMPGLVALRSKYGAEQPLKGARIAGSLHMTIQTAVLIETLVALGAEVRWASCNIFSTQDHAAAAIAAAGVPVFAYKGETLDEYWAFTHRILEWGDGGTPNMILDDGGDATGLVILGTKAESDPSVLDNPSNEEETALFNSIRQKLAAQPGFYSRIKAQIQGVTEETTTGVARLYQLQKSGELPFPAINVNDSVTKSKFDNLYGCRESLVDSIKRATDVMVAGKVALVLGYGDVGKGSAQSLRGLGATVMIAEIDPICALQAAMEGYRVVRLEDVVADVDIFVTATGNFQVIRHEHLIQMKDQAIVCNIGHFDNEIDVASLKQYTWENIKPQVDHITLPSGNKILLLAEGRLVNLGCATGHPSFVMSNSFTNQVLAQIELFTKGAQYAKEVYVLPKHLDEMVARLHLEKIGAKLTELSAEQAAYINVPVEGPYKLEHYRY, from the coding sequence ATGGTGGCCTCCCCCACTGCGCCTGCGCTGCAGAGCACCAGCACCTATGTAATCGCCGATCTGGGTCTGGCTGATTTCGGTCGCAAGGAGATCGAGATCGCTGAGACCGAGATGCCCGGTCTGGTGGCCCTGCGCAGCAAGTACGGCGCTGAGCAGCCGCTCAAGGGTGCCCGCATTGCGGGTTCCCTGCACATGACGATTCAGACCGCTGTTCTGATCGAAACCCTGGTGGCTCTTGGCGCCGAAGTGCGCTGGGCCAGCTGCAACATCTTCTCCACCCAGGACCACGCCGCTGCTGCGATCGCCGCTGCTGGTGTCCCGGTGTTCGCCTACAAGGGCGAGACCCTCGATGAGTACTGGGCCTTCACCCACCGCATCCTCGAGTGGGGCGACGGCGGTACCCCCAACATGATTCTCGATGACGGCGGTGATGCCACCGGCCTCGTGATCCTGGGCACCAAGGCCGAGAGTGATCCCTCCGTTCTGGACAACCCCAGCAACGAAGAGGAGACCGCCCTCTTCAACAGCATTCGCCAGAAACTGGCTGCCCAGCCCGGCTTCTATTCCCGGATCAAGGCCCAGATCCAGGGCGTGACCGAGGAGACCACTACCGGTGTGGCCCGTCTCTATCAACTGCAGAAGAGCGGCGAACTCCCCTTCCCTGCCATCAACGTCAACGACTCCGTCACCAAGAGCAAGTTCGACAACCTCTACGGCTGCCGCGAGTCCCTGGTGGACAGCATCAAGCGCGCCACCGACGTGATGGTGGCCGGCAAGGTCGCCCTGGTGCTCGGCTACGGCGATGTGGGCAAGGGATCTGCCCAATCCCTGCGTGGCCTTGGCGCCACCGTGATGATCGCTGAGATCGATCCGATCTGCGCCCTGCAGGCCGCCATGGAGGGCTACCGCGTCGTCCGTCTGGAGGACGTTGTGGCTGATGTCGACATCTTTGTCACCGCCACCGGCAACTTCCAGGTGATCCGCCACGAGCACCTGATCCAGATGAAGGATCAGGCGATCGTCTGCAACATCGGCCACTTCGATAACGAAATCGATGTCGCCTCGCTGAAGCAGTACACCTGGGAGAACATCAAGCCCCAGGTCGACCACATCACCCTGCCCAGCGGCAACAAGATCCTGTTGCTGGCCGAGGGTCGTCTGGTGAACCTGGGCTGCGCCACCGGCCACCCCAGCTTCGTCATGAGCAACTCCTTCACCAACCAGGTGCTTGCTCAGATCGAGCTCTTCACCAAGGGCGCTCAGTACGCCAAAGAGGTCTACGTGCTGCCCAAGCACCTCGATGAGATGGTCGCTCGCCTCCACCTCGAGAAGATCGGCGCCAAGCTCACCGAGCTGTCCGCCGAGCAGGCCGCCTACATCAACGTTCCCGTTGAGGGCCCCTACAAGCTCGAGCACTACCGCTACTGA
- a CDS encoding single-stranded DNA-binding protein yields the protein MGVNSVTLVGRAGRDPEVRYFESGSMVANLTIAVNRRSTNDEPDWFNLEIWGKQAQVAADYVRKGSLLGIIGSFKLDRWTDRNSGEERSKPVVRVDRLELLGSKRDAEANGFGGGGFGGGAPSEEEVPF from the coding sequence ATGGGCGTCAATTCCGTCACCCTGGTCGGCCGCGCTGGCCGCGATCCCGAAGTGCGCTACTTCGAGTCCGGCAGCATGGTGGCCAACCTGACCATCGCGGTGAACCGCCGCAGCACTAACGACGAGCCCGACTGGTTCAACCTGGAGATCTGGGGCAAGCAAGCTCAGGTCGCCGCCGATTACGTCCGTAAGGGCTCACTGCTGGGAATCATCGGCAGCTTCAAGCTGGACCGCTGGACGGACCGCAACAGCGGCGAAGAGCGCAGCAAGCCCGTGGTTCGGGTGGACCGCCTGGAACTGCTGGGCTCCAAACGTGACGCTGAAGCCAACGGCTTTGGCGGCGGTGGTTTCGGTGGCGGTGCGCCCAGCGAAGAAGAAGTGCCGTTCTGA
- a CDS encoding rod shape-determining protein has product MFFKRFQLSRDIGIDLGTANTLMYVSGKGIVLQEPSVVAIDLERGVPLAVGDEAKLMLGRTPGNIRAVRPLRDGVIADFDAAEQMIKTFIQKGNEGRGIVAPRLVIGIPSGVTGVERRAVREAGLAGARNVHLIEEPVAAAIGAGLPVTEPVGTMIVDIGGGTTEVAVLSLGGTVLSESVRVAGDELSDSISNYLKKVHNLVVGERTAEEIKIRIGSAFPDDAFDESTMDVRGLHLLSGLPRTIPVRAGDIREAMAEPLNVIVEAVKRTLERTPPELAADIVDRGIVLAGGGALVSGITDLISHETGILVHIAEDPLLCVVNGCGRVIEDYQRLERVLDTPDFSKLNA; this is encoded by the coding sequence GTGTTCTTCAAGCGTTTCCAGCTGTCCCGCGACATCGGCATCGATCTAGGGACGGCGAACACCCTGATGTATGTCTCCGGTAAGGGCATCGTCCTACAGGAGCCCTCCGTGGTGGCGATCGACCTTGAGCGTGGTGTGCCCCTGGCGGTGGGGGATGAGGCGAAGCTGATGTTGGGCCGCACCCCTGGAAATATCCGTGCTGTGCGTCCCCTTCGCGACGGCGTCATTGCTGACTTCGACGCCGCTGAGCAGATGATCAAGACCTTTATTCAGAAAGGGAATGAGGGCCGCGGCATCGTCGCGCCCCGCTTGGTCATCGGCATCCCCAGCGGGGTGACCGGCGTGGAGCGCCGCGCGGTGCGAGAAGCGGGCTTGGCGGGCGCCCGCAATGTGCATTTGATTGAGGAGCCCGTGGCCGCGGCCATCGGCGCGGGCCTGCCGGTGACCGAACCCGTCGGCACGATGATTGTTGACATTGGCGGCGGCACTACGGAGGTGGCGGTGCTGTCCCTGGGGGGCACGGTGCTCAGCGAGTCGGTTCGGGTCGCCGGTGATGAGCTGAGCGATTCGATCAGCAACTACCTCAAAAAGGTCCACAACCTGGTGGTGGGGGAGCGCACCGCCGAGGAGATCAAGATCCGGATCGGTTCCGCCTTCCCCGACGACGCCTTCGACGAATCGACGATGGACGTTCGCGGGTTGCATTTGCTCTCGGGTCTGCCCCGCACGATTCCCGTGCGTGCCGGCGATATCCGCGAGGCGATGGCGGAGCCCCTGAACGTGATCGTGGAGGCGGTCAAGCGAACCCTGGAGCGCACGCCGCCGGAGTTGGCGGCCGACATCGTCGACCGGGGGATTGTGCTTGCGGGGGGTGGGGCCTTGGTCAGCGGCATCACCGATCTGATCAGCCACGAGACCGGAATCCTGGTGCACATCGCCGAGGATCCCTTGCTCTGCGTGGTCAACGGCTGCGGCCGCGTGATTGAGGACTACCAGCGCCTCGAGCGGGTGCTCGACACCCCTGACTTCAGCAAGTTGAACGCGTAA
- the mreC gene encoding rod shape-determining protein MreC, with translation MASRLLRVPLLQKLLQAWPWWLLLAVLAGVRLSKGAGVLDAYALLSRPFWPGQAQSEWLRSAHQLDQQTRLQQLESDNARLRGLVALDQAKGARISAPVISRQASGWWQQLELGKGSLQGVRAGSAVLAPGGLIGRVASVTPTTARVALLTNSTSRLGVWVPRVKRHGLLIGGDTPRPRLQFLDKDTGVRPGDVVTTSPASTLLPPNLTVGVVQSVDEELVPAPDAVVQLSAPIDAVDWVQLVSR, from the coding sequence ATGGCCAGTCGACTCCTCCGGGTTCCTTTACTCCAGAAGCTGCTTCAGGCCTGGCCTTGGTGGTTGCTGCTGGCTGTCTTGGCTGGAGTGCGGCTCAGCAAGGGTGCGGGCGTCCTCGATGCCTACGCCCTGTTGAGTCGTCCGTTCTGGCCGGGCCAGGCCCAGTCCGAATGGCTCCGCTCCGCGCACCAGTTGGATCAGCAGACGCGGCTGCAGCAGCTGGAGAGCGACAACGCCCGCTTGCGGGGTCTTGTTGCCCTGGATCAAGCCAAAGGTGCACGGATCTCGGCTCCGGTGATCTCCCGCCAGGCCTCCGGTTGGTGGCAACAGCTGGAGTTGGGCAAGGGCAGCCTGCAGGGGGTGCGTGCCGGCTCTGCTGTTCTCGCCCCGGGTGGCCTGATTGGCCGGGTCGCCAGCGTCACCCCCACCACCGCCCGCGTCGCGCTGCTGACCAACAGCACGAGCCGCCTGGGGGTCTGGGTCCCGCGGGTCAAGCGCCATGGCCTGTTGATTGGGGGCGATACGCCGCGGCCGCGGCTCCAGTTCTTGGATAAGGACACGGGAGTTCGCCCCGGGGATGTGGTGACCACCTCCCCCGCCAGCACCTTGCTTCCCCCCAATCTCACGGTGGGTGTTGTCCAGAGCGTTGATGAGGAATTGGTCCCGGCCCCCGATGCCGTGGTTCAGCTGAGTGCACCGATCGACGCGGTCGATTGGGTGCAGTTGGTGTCCCGTTAG
- the mreD gene encoding rod shape-determining protein MreD: MAGLHRHGLCVASALSVPALTLLSPGWLSLDGISPSWAVLWLLPWALVDGPWSGAYAGLALGLLLDGLHVGHVTQLPALVLLGWWWGRLGRRGSPIERSFNLGLLAALGSLVLGGSFLLQWQFQGVLPEGGLQLLAAQALITALLAPLVCSVLLLRWRQLLSARG; this comes from the coding sequence ATGGCCGGTTTGCACCGCCATGGCCTCTGCGTGGCCTCTGCCCTCTCGGTCCCGGCGTTGACCTTGCTTTCCCCGGGCTGGTTAAGCCTCGATGGCATCTCCCCCAGTTGGGCGGTGCTCTGGCTGCTGCCCTGGGCCTTGGTGGATGGGCCCTGGTCCGGGGCGTATGCAGGCTTGGCCTTGGGCTTGCTGCTCGACGGCTTGCATGTCGGTCACGTCACCCAGCTCCCTGCTTTGGTGCTGTTGGGTTGGTGGTGGGGACGCCTGGGCCGGAGGGGTAGTCCGATTGAGCGCAGTTTCAACCTGGGGCTGCTGGCGGCCCTGGGCAGCCTGGTCCTAGGGGGCAGCTTCTTGCTGCAGTGGCAGTTCCAGGGTGTGTTGCCCGAGGGTGGCTTGCAGCTGCTGGCGGCTCAGGCTTTGATCACGGCCTTGCTGGCCCCCCTGGTTTGTTCGGTTTTGCTGCTGCGTTGGCGACAACTGCTCTCCGCACGGGGATGA
- a CDS encoding extracellular solute-binding protein, which yields MKTPKRLASGLLAAAALTGVLAACAPARRQTSDRIPIQFWTLDLAPKFNDYLNGVIARWEQQNPRYDVVWTDVPWGSVERKLLAAVFARTAPDVVNLNPLFAANLASKGGLQPLEPLLPQGAAETYLPRIWQAGQSAAPDGQPQQFAIPWYLTARITLANSQLLSQAGYDAPPRTWAEVPAYAEAVKRRTGRYALFVTVVPEDSAELLESLVQMGVTLLDQRQRAAFNTPAGRRAFAFWSDLYRRGLLPREVVSQGYRRAIELYQSGELAQVGSGAEFLRSIQTNAPQVAAATRPYPPLTGANGAANVAVMTLAIPRQSKVAGPGTRFALFLTDATNQARFAEQARVLPSSTGALRQVEQVLADEQPSTQAEQLVRQARLLSAQTLSSARVLVPASPGVKRLQAIVYTQLQRAMLGQISSDAALAEAERQWNAYAAGRWP from the coding sequence ATGAAGACGCCCAAACGGTTGGCCTCGGGGCTGCTGGCGGCTGCGGCGCTCACGGGGGTGCTGGCGGCTTGCGCCCCCGCTCGGCGGCAGACCTCCGATCGCATTCCAATCCAGTTTTGGACTCTGGATCTGGCCCCCAAGTTCAACGACTACCTCAACGGAGTCATTGCCCGCTGGGAGCAGCAAAACCCGCGCTATGACGTGGTTTGGACTGATGTCCCCTGGGGATCTGTCGAGCGCAAGTTGCTGGCGGCAGTTTTTGCGCGCACGGCTCCCGATGTGGTGAATCTGAACCCGCTCTTCGCGGCCAACTTGGCCAGCAAAGGCGGCTTGCAGCCCCTCGAGCCCCTGTTGCCCCAGGGCGCTGCCGAGACCTATCTGCCGCGGATCTGGCAAGCGGGCCAAAGCGCCGCTCCCGATGGCCAGCCGCAGCAGTTCGCCATTCCTTGGTATCTGACGGCCCGGATCACCCTGGCCAACAGCCAGCTGCTGAGTCAGGCCGGCTATGACGCTCCGCCGCGCACCTGGGCCGAGGTGCCCGCCTACGCCGAAGCCGTGAAGCGCCGCACGGGTCGCTATGCCCTGTTTGTCACGGTTGTTCCGGAGGACTCCGCGGAGTTACTCGAGTCCCTGGTACAGATGGGGGTGACGCTGCTGGATCAGCGCCAGCGGGCGGCCTTCAACACGCCAGCGGGCCGCCGGGCCTTTGCCTTCTGGAGTGATCTCTATCGCCGCGGCTTGCTGCCCCGTGAGGTGGTCAGCCAGGGCTACCGGCGCGCGATTGAGCTCTACCAAAGCGGTGAGTTGGCCCAGGTGGGCAGCGGGGCGGAGTTCCTGCGCAGCATCCAGACGAATGCGCCCCAGGTGGCTGCGGCCACCCGTCCCTACCCCCCCCTGACCGGTGCCAATGGTGCTGCCAATGTGGCGGTCATGACCCTGGCGATTCCCCGCCAGAGCAAGGTGGCCGGGCCGGGGACCCGCTTCGCCCTGTTTCTGACCGATGCCACTAACCAGGCGCGTTTTGCCGAGCAGGCACGGGTGCTGCCCTCCTCCACCGGTGCCTTGCGGCAGGTGGAACAAGTCCTGGCGGATGAGCAACCGTCGACTCAGGCGGAGCAGCTGGTGCGGCAGGCCCGTTTGCTCTCAGCCCAAACCTTGAGTTCAGCCCGGGTGCTGGTGCCGGCGAGCCCAGGGGTTAAGCGGCTCCAGGCCATCGTCTACACCCAGCTGCAGCGGGCGATGTTGGGTCAGATCAGCAGTGATGCGGCCTTGGCTGAGGCGGAGCGTCAGTGGAACGCCTATGCCGCAGGACGCTGGCCCTAG